In the genome of Mycobacterium kansasii ATCC 12478, one region contains:
- the pta gene encoding phosphate acetyltransferase, translating to MSSSSPGTTAIYIAAPEPASGKATIALGILHRLTATVAKVGVFRPLTRASGARDYLLELLLEHTTAGLPYEQCVGVTYQYLHADTDTAITDIVAAYHAMAHKCDAVVIVGSDYTDVATPTELSVNARIAVNLGVPVLLAVNAKGRTADQVVSVVGVCLAELSAHHAHTAAVVANRCEPAELAAIREALRIVGPPSYALPEEPLLSAPTVAELERAVDGTAISGEAPLRNREVMDVLVAGMTADHVLERLGEGMAVITPGDRSDVVLAVASAHAAEGFPSLSCIVLNGGFDLHPSIAALVSGLRLRLPIIATTLGTYETASAAAAARGRLTATSQRKIDTALELMDRHVDTADLMTHLAIPIPTVTTPQMFTYGLQQRARSNRKHIVLPEGDDDRILKSAGRLLQRGIAELTILGDEARIRARAAELGVDLGQAKVLDPRTSPLCDHFAEQYAELRKSHGITAELAREIMCDVSYFGTMLVYNSHVDGMVSGAAHTTAHTVRPALEIIRTAPGISTVSSIFLMCLPDRVLAYGDCAIVPNPTPEQLADIAICSARTAAQFGIEPRVAMLSYSTGASGTGADVEKVREATELVRSREPQLLVEGPIQYDAAVDPAVAAAKMHDSPVAGRATVLIFPDLNTGNNTYKAVQRSAGAIAIGPVLQGLRKPVNDLSRGALIEDIVNTVAITAIQAQGIGDDR from the coding sequence GTGTCCTCCAGCTCCCCGGGTACCACTGCGATCTACATCGCTGCGCCCGAACCGGCAAGCGGCAAGGCGACCATCGCGCTGGGGATCCTGCACCGGTTGACGGCGACGGTTGCCAAAGTCGGTGTGTTCCGGCCACTTACGCGGGCATCCGGGGCGCGCGACTATCTCCTGGAGCTGCTGCTCGAGCACACCACCGCCGGCCTGCCCTACGAGCAATGCGTGGGCGTGACCTACCAATACCTGCACGCCGACACCGATACCGCGATCACCGACATCGTCGCCGCGTATCACGCGATGGCGCACAAGTGCGACGCGGTGGTGATCGTCGGCAGCGACTACACCGACGTCGCCACCCCCACCGAACTGTCGGTCAACGCCCGGATCGCGGTCAACCTCGGCGTGCCGGTGTTGTTGGCGGTCAACGCCAAAGGCCGCACCGCCGACCAGGTGGTCAGCGTCGTCGGGGTGTGTCTGGCCGAGCTGTCGGCCCACCACGCACACACCGCGGCGGTGGTGGCCAACCGTTGCGAGCCCGCGGAATTGGCGGCCATCCGCGAAGCGCTGCGCATCGTCGGTCCGCCAAGCTACGCGCTGCCCGAGGAGCCGCTGCTGTCGGCGCCGACGGTGGCCGAATTGGAAAGGGCCGTCGACGGGACGGCGATCAGCGGTGAGGCGCCGCTGCGCAATCGCGAGGTGATGGACGTGCTGGTGGCCGGGATGACCGCCGATCACGTGCTGGAGCGGCTGGGCGAAGGCATGGCGGTGATCACCCCGGGCGACCGCTCGGACGTGGTGCTCGCCGTCGCCAGCGCCCATGCGGCCGAAGGGTTTCCGTCGCTGTCGTGCATCGTGCTCAACGGTGGGTTCGACCTGCATCCGTCGATCGCGGCGCTGGTGTCGGGGCTGCGGCTGAGGTTGCCGATTATCGCCACCACGTTGGGTACCTACGAGACGGCCAGCGCCGCCGCGGCGGCTCGCGGCCGGCTCACCGCAACCTCGCAGCGCAAGATCGACACCGCGCTGGAGCTGATGGACCGCCACGTCGACACCGCCGATTTGATGACCCACCTTGCCATTCCGATCCCGACCGTGACAACACCGCAGATGTTCACCTATGGCTTGCAGCAACGCGCGCGTTCGAACCGCAAACACATCGTGCTTCCCGAGGGCGACGACGACCGCATCCTCAAGTCCGCCGGCCGCCTGCTGCAACGCGGCATCGCCGAGCTGACGATACTGGGCGACGAGGCCCGGATCCGGGCGCGCGCAGCCGAACTCGGCGTGGATCTGGGCCAGGCAAAGGTGCTCGACCCGCGTACCAGCCCGCTGTGCGACCACTTCGCCGAGCAATATGCCGAATTGCGGAAGTCGCACGGCATCACCGCCGAGCTGGCACGTGAAATCATGTGTGACGTATCGTATTTCGGCACCATGCTGGTTTACAATTCCCACGTCGACGGCATGGTGTCCGGAGCTGCCCATACCACCGCGCACACCGTTCGTCCCGCCCTGGAAATCATCAGAACGGCCCCAGGTATCTCGACGGTGTCCAGCATCTTTCTGATGTGCCTGCCCGATCGGGTGTTGGCCTACGGCGACTGCGCGATCGTGCCGAACCCGACGCCCGAGCAGTTGGCCGATATCGCGATCTGCTCGGCGCGCACCGCCGCGCAGTTCGGCATCGAACCGCGGGTGGCCATGCTGTCCTACTCCACCGGAGCCTCAGGGACCGGAGCCGACGTCGAAAAGGTCAGGGAGGCAACGGAGTTGGTGCGCTCACGGGAGCCGCAGCTGCTGGTGGAGGGGCCCATCCAATACGACGCCGCAGTCGACCCCGCGGTCGCGGCCGCCAAGATGCATGATTCGCCGGTGGCCGGCCGGGCGACGGTGCTGATCTTTCCCGACCTCAACACCGGCAACAACACCTACAAGGCGGTGCAGCGTTCGGCGGGAGCCATCGCGATCGGCCCGGTGCTGCAGGGCCTGCGCAAGCCGGTGAACGATTTGTCGCGCGGGGCGCTGATCGAGGACATCGTCAACACGGTTGCCATTACCGCGATCCAGGCGCAGGGGATCGGCGATGACCGGTAG
- a CDS encoding acetate kinase produces MTGSRLVLVLNSGSSSLKFQLIDPVSGMSRAAGNIERIGEASSSVRDHDAALRRAFDMLSEDGIDVATCGLMAVGHRVVHGGKDFHRPTVLDDAVVARLEELSVLAPLHNPPALLCIKVARTMLGDIPHVAVFDTAFFHDLPAAAATYAIDRELAEAWQIRRYGFHGTSHRNVSEQAAAFLGRPLETLNQIVLHLGNGASASAIAAGRPVDTSMGLTPLEGLVMGTRSGDVDPSIMWYLWRTANMGVDEIESMLNHRSGILGLAGERDFRRLHQLIEQGDLAARLAYDVFIHRLRKYIGAYLAVLGHTDALTFTAGIGEHDAAVRRDALAGLGELGLELDAGRNAAPAGGARQISTDDSPIAVLVIPTNEELAIARDCLQETQAGPAGSD; encoded by the coding sequence ATGACCGGTAGTCGCCTGGTGCTGGTGCTCAACTCCGGCTCGTCGTCGCTGAAGTTCCAGTTGATCGATCCCGTGTCGGGTATGTCGCGGGCGGCGGGCAACATCGAGCGGATCGGCGAAGCGTCGTCCTCGGTCCGCGATCACGACGCCGCGCTGCGTCGTGCTTTCGACATGCTGTCCGAGGACGGCATTGACGTGGCGACCTGTGGCCTGATGGCCGTCGGGCATCGGGTGGTGCACGGCGGCAAGGACTTTCACCGGCCGACGGTTCTCGACGATGCGGTGGTGGCCCGGCTCGAGGAGCTGTCGGTGTTGGCTCCGCTGCACAACCCGCCCGCGCTGCTGTGCATCAAGGTGGCGCGCACCATGCTCGGCGATATCCCGCACGTCGCGGTGTTCGACACGGCGTTCTTCCATGACCTGCCCGCCGCGGCGGCGACCTACGCCATCGACCGCGAGTTGGCCGAGGCGTGGCAGATCCGTCGTTACGGATTTCACGGCACGTCGCACCGCAACGTCAGTGAGCAGGCCGCCGCCTTCCTGGGCAGACCGTTGGAGACGCTGAATCAGATTGTGCTGCATCTGGGTAACGGTGCGTCGGCGTCGGCGATCGCGGCCGGCCGCCCGGTCGACACCTCCATGGGCCTCACTCCCCTGGAGGGTCTGGTGATGGGTACCCGCAGCGGTGACGTCGACCCGAGCATCATGTGGTACCTGTGGCGCACCGCGAACATGGGTGTGGACGAGATCGAGTCGATGCTCAACCACCGCTCCGGTATCTTGGGCCTGGCCGGTGAACGCGACTTCCGGCGGTTGCACCAGTTGATCGAACAGGGCGACCTTGCAGCAAGATTGGCTTACGACGTATTCATCCACCGGTTACGCAAGTACATCGGTGCTTACCTGGCCGTGCTCGGCCACACCGACGCGCTGACCTTCACCGCAGGCATCGGCGAGCACGATGCCGCGGTGCGTCGTGACGCGTTGGCCGGACTGGGTGAGCTTGGCCTCGAACTCGACGCGGGACGCAACGCCGCTCCGGCGGGCGGGGCCCGGCAGATCTCGACGGACGACTCGCCGATTGCGGTACTGGTGATCCCCACCAACGAGGAATTGGCAATCGCCCGGGACTGCTTACAGGAAACCCAGGCTGGTCCGGCCGGTTCCGACTGA
- a CDS encoding DUF1501 domain-containing protein, which produces MINRRRFLIASAGAGAAGLLSGAVAVSWRDLQHAAHDRPLPDDAGVLVIVTLYGGNDGINTVIPYADNAYHDARPELAYTAGDVVQLDAQLGLNPGLRGLTQLWQQRQLAIVRGVGYPKPDHSHFRSMDIWQTASPAEPASTGWIGRWLDATGDDPLRAVNIGAVLPPLAVGEKHTAAALSTNPATQANDRFDATMQALSATDPDDTPAMAAVSRSYRDARTTDAAFASIKTDGSHNSLATQLNMVAAAVKGRVPARVYTVQLGGFDTHADERDTQQRLLQTFDEAVTGFLREMAGDRCGRNIVILAYSEFGRRVAANASQGTDHGTAGPVFVAGVPVNGGYYGDEPSLTDLDRGDLKSTTDFRDIYHELLVHTLATDPTPSVGTGRTSLGFL; this is translated from the coding sequence ATGATCAACCGCCGCAGATTCCTGATCGCCAGTGCCGGCGCCGGCGCGGCCGGTCTGCTCTCCGGAGCGGTGGCGGTCAGCTGGCGCGATCTGCAGCACGCGGCCCACGACCGTCCGCTGCCCGACGACGCCGGCGTGCTGGTCATCGTCACGCTCTACGGCGGCAACGACGGGATCAACACCGTAATTCCCTACGCCGACAACGCATATCACGACGCACGTCCCGAACTCGCCTACACTGCAGGCGATGTCGTGCAGCTCGACGCGCAGCTGGGACTCAATCCGGGACTGCGGGGTCTGACCCAACTTTGGCAGCAACGGCAACTGGCGATCGTGCGCGGCGTCGGCTACCCGAAGCCCGACCATAGCCACTTCCGCTCCATGGACATCTGGCAGACCGCATCGCCGGCCGAACCGGCTTCGACGGGCTGGATCGGCCGCTGGCTCGACGCCACCGGAGACGACCCGCTGCGGGCAGTCAACATCGGCGCCGTCCTGCCCCCGCTGGCGGTTGGCGAAAAGCATACCGCCGCAGCGCTTTCCACCAACCCAGCGACGCAAGCCAACGACAGGTTCGACGCGACGATGCAGGCGCTGAGTGCGACCGACCCGGACGACACCCCGGCGATGGCGGCGGTTTCCAGGTCCTATCGCGACGCGCGCACCACCGACGCGGCGTTCGCGTCCATCAAGACGGACGGCTCCCATAATTCGCTGGCCACCCAGCTGAACATGGTGGCCGCGGCGGTCAAGGGGCGGGTGCCGGCCCGCGTCTACACCGTGCAGCTCGGCGGATTCGACACCCACGCCGACGAACGCGACACACAGCAACGGCTGTTGCAGACGTTCGACGAAGCCGTCACCGGGTTCCTGCGGGAGATGGCCGGTGATCGCTGCGGCCGCAACATCGTCATACTGGCGTATTCGGAGTTCGGCCGCAGGGTGGCTGCCAACGCTTCGCAGGGCACCGATCACGGCACGGCCGGGCCGGTATTCGTCGCGGGGGTCCCCGTCAACGGCGGCTACTACGGCGACGAGCCCAGTCTCACCGACCTCGACCGCGGAGACCTCAAGTCCACCACCGACTTTCGCGACATCTACCACGAGCTGCTGGTGCATACGCTGGCAACCGACCCGACACCATCAGTCGGAACCGGCCGGACCAGCCTGGGTTTCCTGTAA
- a CDS encoding DUF1800 domain-containing protein: MAGQSARWITTARVLRRAGFGASGREVDAVAGQDWPAHLDDILAADPDADPGARETPMPVLPTPRPRAKKATPAMREEFKRELAEQQAVLTGWWLRRMVAVRQPLREKLTLLWHNHFATSARKVRVPAYLAAQNQKLRTLALGDFRTLAYAMLTDAAMLRWLDGQSNTAKAANENLAREFMELFALGHGNGYTEDDVRAGARALTGWVIGTGGHTMMLPRRHDFTAKTLFGATGNFDAAGFCDAVLAQPKSAQHVAGRLWQQLAADEPPPPAVLDRLVSAYGPNRDLRALTRAVLTDEEFTGGRATVVTTPVEWLVGVIRSLRVPIDNHLKLIETTLKVLGQRPFFPPDVGGWPKGQVWLSTASAGTRLRTALHLANTADLSTVENTAAQDRIDAVGYLIGVGAWSDRSARALAPLVRRPPQLVAAAVNTPEYLTS; encoded by the coding sequence ATGGCCGGGCAATCCGCGCGGTGGATCACCACGGCCCGAGTCCTACGTCGGGCCGGGTTCGGGGCGAGCGGCCGCGAGGTGGACGCGGTGGCTGGTCAAGACTGGCCGGCCCACCTCGACGACATCCTGGCCGCCGACCCCGACGCGGACCCGGGCGCGCGAGAAACCCCGATGCCGGTACTGCCCACGCCGCGGCCCCGGGCCAAGAAGGCAACACCGGCGATGCGAGAAGAGTTCAAGCGCGAGTTGGCCGAGCAACAGGCCGTGCTTACCGGATGGTGGCTGCGCCGCATGGTCGCCGTCCGGCAGCCGCTACGCGAGAAGCTGACCCTGTTGTGGCACAACCACTTTGCCACTTCGGCGCGAAAGGTCCGGGTCCCGGCATATCTGGCGGCGCAAAACCAGAAGCTGCGCACCCTGGCACTGGGCGACTTCCGCACGCTGGCCTATGCCATGCTCACCGACGCCGCGATGCTGCGCTGGCTGGACGGGCAGAGCAATACCGCCAAGGCCGCAAACGAGAACCTGGCTCGGGAGTTCATGGAGCTGTTCGCGCTGGGCCACGGCAACGGCTACACCGAGGACGACGTACGCGCCGGTGCTCGCGCCCTGACCGGATGGGTGATCGGCACCGGCGGCCACACCATGATGCTGCCCAGGCGCCACGACTTCACCGCCAAGACGCTGTTCGGGGCCACCGGCAACTTCGACGCCGCCGGGTTCTGCGACGCCGTGCTCGCCCAGCCGAAGTCCGCGCAGCACGTCGCGGGCCGGTTGTGGCAGCAGCTGGCCGCCGACGAACCGCCGCCCCCGGCGGTGCTCGACCGGCTGGTCAGCGCCTACGGCCCCAACCGCGACCTGCGCGCCCTCACCCGCGCCGTCCTCACCGACGAGGAGTTCACCGGGGGCCGGGCAACGGTCGTCACCACCCCGGTCGAATGGCTGGTGGGCGTCATCCGGTCGCTTCGGGTCCCCATCGACAACCACCTCAAACTGATCGAGACGACACTCAAGGTGCTGGGACAGCGGCCATTCTTTCCGCCGGACGTCGGCGGCTGGCCGAAGGGCCAGGTGTGGCTGTCCACCGCGTCCGCCGGGACGCGACTGCGCACCGCCCTCCACCTGGCAAACACGGCCGACCTGTCAACAGTCGAAAACACCGCGGCGCAAGACCGGATCGATGCCGTGGGCTACCTGATCGGCGTGGGTGCATGGTCGGACCGCAGCGCCCGTGCGCTGGCCCCGCTGGTACGCCGACCGCCCCAGTTGGTCGCCGCCGCCGTCAACACACCGGAGTACCTGACGTCATGA
- a CDS encoding endonuclease domain-containing protein → MWDSQAPFLGSEALACRALTRHQLRTHYRAVLPNVYLSRRAQVSLEQRIAAAWLWSRGSAVIAGAAAAALHGAKWIPDDFPVELICRNSRPPHGVLTRRDVLGDGEIQTVDGRAVTTPERTAFDIGRRGAVRSAVVRLDALARATGFKVDDVLCVAARHPGARGVRQLEIALELVDSGAQSPRESYLRLLLIDAGFPRPRSQIAVSGADGMPIAYLDLGWEDYMVAVEYDGDHHQRDRQQYVKDIRRIEMLEQLGWIVIRVVAEDRPADILRRVQAAMAERSSIV, encoded by the coding sequence ATGTGGGATTCGCAAGCGCCGTTCCTCGGCAGCGAGGCACTGGCGTGTAGAGCATTGACCCGGCATCAACTGCGCACGCACTACCGCGCCGTATTGCCGAATGTCTACCTGTCGCGACGGGCGCAGGTGTCGCTGGAACAGCGGATAGCTGCTGCGTGGCTGTGGTCGCGGGGTTCGGCCGTAATCGCGGGTGCGGCGGCTGCGGCGTTGCACGGCGCCAAGTGGATTCCCGACGACTTCCCTGTAGAGCTGATATGTCGAAACTCCCGGCCGCCGCACGGTGTGCTGACGCGGCGCGACGTTCTGGGCGACGGAGAAATACAGACCGTCGACGGGCGCGCAGTCACCACACCCGAGCGCACCGCCTTCGACATTGGCCGTCGCGGAGCGGTCCGCTCAGCTGTGGTCCGGCTGGACGCGCTGGCCCGGGCGACGGGTTTCAAGGTCGACGATGTGCTGTGCGTCGCCGCCCGTCATCCCGGGGCGCGCGGCGTGCGGCAGCTGGAGATCGCGTTGGAGCTCGTCGACTCCGGCGCGCAGTCACCCAGGGAAAGCTATCTGCGGCTACTACTGATCGATGCCGGATTTCCGCGGCCGCGGAGCCAGATAGCCGTATCGGGCGCGGATGGCATGCCGATCGCGTATCTCGACCTTGGCTGGGAAGACTATATGGTCGCCGTCGAGTACGACGGCGACCATCATCAACGAGACCGCCAGCAGTATGTCAAGGACATTCGCCGCATCGAGATGCTCGAGCAGCTGGGGTGGATCGTCATCCGGGTGGTCGCCGAGGATCGCCCCGCAGACATCCTGCGTCGCGTACAGGCGGCGATGGCGGAGCGGAGTTCGATTGTCTAA
- a CDS encoding serine/threonine-protein kinase PknG, whose amino-acid sequence MSPKPAHNDSAADDQEGRQDLAPGTQSADVQTGAAPGSRPLQSADVQTGAAPGSRPLQSADVQTGAAAGSRPPATQAIFRPDFDDDDDDLPISLGAMDTQPQERMSAATRALPPIRKLGGGLVEIPRVPDIDPLKALMTDPVVPESKRFCWNCGRPVGRSDAEGTGASEGWCPYCGSPYSFLPQLCAGDIIAGQYEVKGCIAHGGMGWVYLALDHNVNDRPVVLKGLVHSGDAEAQAIAMAERKFLAEVVHPSIVQIFNFVEHTDRQGDPVGYIVMEYIGGQSLRRGRGEKLPVAEAIAYILEILPALSYLHSIGLVYNDLKPENIMLTEEQLKLIDLGAVSRINSFGYLYGTPGFQAPEIVRTGPTVATDIYTVGRTLAALTLNLPTRNGRYADGLPDDDPVLDKYDSFGRLLRRAIDPDPRRRFASTEEMSAQLTGVLREVVAADTGVPRPGLSTIFSPSRSTFGVDLLVAHTDVYLDGQVHAEKLTAKEIVTALQVPLVDPTDVAAPVLQATVLSQPVQTLDSLRAARHGALDAEGVDLSESVELPLMEVRALLDLGDVAKATRKLDDLAERVGWRWRLIWYKAVAELLTGDYDSAIKHFTEVLDTFPGELAPKLALGATAELAGYTDEHNFYQTVWQTNDGVISAAFGLARALSAKGDRAGAVRTLDEVPPSSRHFTTARLTSAVTLLSGRSQGEITEEQIRDAARRVESLPPTEPRVLQIRALVLGGAMDWLQDNQASTNHILGFPFTDHGLRLGVEAALRSLARIAPTQRHRYTLVDMANNVRPTSTF is encoded by the coding sequence ATGTCGCCGAAGCCCGCGCACAACGACTCAGCCGCCGACGATCAGGAAGGCCGGCAAGATCTGGCTCCCGGTACGCAGTCGGCCGACGTGCAGACCGGCGCGGCCCCGGGCAGCCGGCCGCTGCAGTCGGCCGACGTGCAGACCGGCGCGGCCCCCGGCAGCCGGCCGCTGCAGTCGGCCGACGTGCAGACCGGCGCGGCCGCCGGCAGCCGGCCCCCGGCGACTCAGGCGATTTTCCGTCCCGATTTCGACGATGACGACGACGACTTGCCCATCTCGCTGGGCGCCATGGATACCCAGCCGCAGGAGCGAATGTCGGCCGCGACGCGGGCACTGCCGCCGATCAGGAAGCTCGGCGGCGGCCTGGTGGAGATTCCGCGGGTACCGGATATCGATCCGCTCAAGGCCCTGATGACCGACCCGGTGGTTCCCGAGTCGAAGCGGTTCTGCTGGAACTGTGGACGCCCGGTCGGTCGCAGCGACGCCGAGGGCACGGGCGCCTCGGAGGGCTGGTGCCCGTACTGCGGCAGCCCGTACTCATTTCTGCCGCAGCTGTGCGCCGGCGACATCATCGCCGGTCAGTACGAGGTCAAGGGCTGCATCGCGCACGGTGGCATGGGCTGGGTTTATCTGGCCCTCGACCACAACGTCAACGACCGTCCGGTGGTGCTCAAAGGCCTGGTGCATTCCGGGGACGCCGAGGCACAGGCGATCGCGATGGCTGAACGAAAGTTCCTCGCCGAAGTGGTGCACCCGTCGATCGTCCAGATCTTCAACTTCGTCGAGCACACCGACCGGCAGGGGGATCCGGTCGGCTACATCGTCATGGAGTACATCGGCGGGCAGTCGCTGCGGCGCGGCCGCGGCGAGAAACTGCCGGTCGCCGAGGCGATCGCCTACATCCTGGAAATCCTGCCGGCGCTGAGTTATCTGCATTCGATCGGCCTGGTCTACAACGACCTGAAGCCGGAAAACATCATGCTCACCGAGGAGCAGCTCAAGCTGATCGATCTGGGTGCGGTGTCGCGGATCAACTCGTTCGGATATCTCTACGGCACTCCCGGCTTCCAGGCGCCCGAGATCGTGCGGACCGGTCCGACCGTGGCAACCGACATCTACACCGTGGGGCGCACCCTGGCGGCGCTCACGCTGAACCTGCCCACCCGCAACGGGCGATACGCCGACGGGCTGCCTGACGACGACCCGGTGCTGGACAAGTACGACTCCTTCGGCCGGTTGCTGCGCCGCGCCATCGACCCCGACCCACGACGGCGATTCGCCAGCACAGAAGAGATGTCGGCGCAGTTGACGGGCGTGTTGCGGGAGGTGGTCGCCGCCGACACCGGGGTGCCCCGACCCGGGCTGTCGACCATCTTCAGTCCCAGCCGGTCCACCTTCGGCGTGGACCTGCTGGTCGCGCACACCGACGTGTACCTGGACGGCCAGGTGCACGCGGAGAAGCTGACCGCCAAGGAGATCGTGACCGCGCTGCAGGTACCGCTGGTCGACCCGACCGATGTCGCGGCCCCGGTCCTGCAGGCCACGGTGCTTTCGCAGCCGGTGCAGACCCTGGACTCACTGCGCGCAGCCCGCCACGGCGCCCTGGACGCCGAAGGTGTCGACCTTTCCGAATCGGTCGAACTGCCGCTGATGGAGGTCCGGGCGCTGCTGGACCTTGGTGATGTCGCCAAGGCCACCCGCAAACTCGACGACCTCGCCGAGCGGGTGGGCTGGCGCTGGCGGCTGATCTGGTACAAGGCTGTCGCCGAGTTGCTCACCGGCGATTACGACTCTGCCATCAAACATTTCACGGAGGTGCTGGACACCTTCCCAGGCGAACTTGCACCCAAACTGGCGCTGGGCGCGACCGCGGAACTGGCCGGCTACACCGACGAGCACAACTTCTACCAGACGGTGTGGCAGACCAACGACGGCGTGATATCCGCAGCGTTCGGCCTGGCCAGAGCCCTTTCGGCTAAGGGTGATCGAGCCGGCGCGGTGCGCACCCTCGACGAAGTGCCGCCCAGCTCAAGGCATTTCACCACCGCCCGACTGACCAGCGCGGTCACGTTGTTGTCGGGACGGTCGCAGGGCGAAATCACCGAGGAACAGATCCGCGACGCCGCCCGACGGGTGGAGTCGCTGCCGCCCACCGAACCGCGCGTGCTGCAGATTCGGGCCCTGGTGCTTGGCGGCGCGATGGACTGGCTGCAGGACAACCAGGCCAGCACCAACCACATCCTCGGCTTTCCGTTCACCGATCACGGGCTGCGGCTCGGTGTCGAGGCGGCGTTGCGCAGCCTGGCGCGTATCGCGCCCACGCAGCGGCACCGCTACACCTTGGTGGACATGGCCAACAACGTGCGTCCCACCAGCACATTCTAG
- a CDS encoding glutamate ABC transporter substrate-binding protein: protein MKGLPSFSRAASPLALLAAAVLLAGCGHSESLKVETTPTLPYPTPVGMEVMPPEPPLPPDTASQDCNPTASLRPFRTKAEADAAVANIHERGRLIVGLDIGSNLFSFRDPITGDITGFDVDIAGEVARDIFGSPSHVEYRILSAAERITALQTSQVDVVVKTMTITCERRKLVNFSTVYLDANQRILAPRDSSISKVSDLSGKRVCVARGTTSLRRIREIAPPPVIVSVVNWADCLVAMQQRQIDAVSTDDSILAGLVEEDPYLHIVGPDMANQPYGIGINLDNTGLVRFVNGTLERIRTDGTWNTLYRKWLSVLGPAPVPPQPRYLD, encoded by the coding sequence ATGAAGGGCCTGCCCAGTTTCTCGAGGGCAGCATCGCCTCTCGCGCTCCTCGCCGCAGCGGTCCTGCTCGCCGGTTGCGGCCACTCCGAATCGCTGAAAGTGGAGACGACGCCGACGCTCCCGTATCCCACGCCGGTCGGGATGGAGGTGATGCCGCCCGAGCCGCCGCTACCGCCGGACACGGCGAGCCAGGACTGCAACCCGACGGCCAGCCTGCGCCCATTCCGCACCAAAGCCGAGGCCGATGCCGCGGTGGCCAATATCCACGAGCGGGGCCGGTTGATCGTCGGGCTCGACATCGGCAGCAACCTGTTCAGCTTCCGCGACCCGATCACCGGGGATATCACCGGCTTTGACGTCGACATCGCCGGGGAGGTGGCGCGCGACATCTTCGGCAGCCCGTCACACGTCGAGTACCGGATCCTGTCGGCCGCGGAGCGCATCACCGCGCTGCAGACTTCCCAGGTCGACGTCGTCGTCAAGACCATGACCATCACCTGTGAGCGACGCAAGCTGGTGAACTTCTCCACCGTCTACCTCGATGCCAACCAGCGCATCCTGGCCCCCCGCGACTCGTCCATCTCGAAGGTGTCGGACCTGTCCGGCAAGCGGGTTTGCGTGGCCCGGGGCACCACGTCGTTGCGCCGTATCCGCGAGATCGCGCCGCCGCCGGTCATCGTGTCGGTGGTGAACTGGGCCGACTGCCTGGTGGCGATGCAGCAGCGGCAGATCGATGCCGTCAGCACCGACGACTCGATTCTGGCCGGGCTGGTGGAAGAGGACCCCTATCTGCACATCGTCGGGCCCGACATGGCCAACCAGCCCTATGGCATCGGGATCAACCTGGACAACACCGGGCTGGTCCGGTTCGTCAATGGCACACTCGAACGAATCCGCACCGACGGCACTTGGAATACGTTGTACCGCAAGTGGTTATCGGTCCTCGGTCCGGCACCGGTACCACCCCAGCCGAGGTATCTGGATTGA